One stretch of Thermus thermamylovorans DNA includes these proteins:
- a CDS encoding chlorite dismutase family protein, whose amino-acid sequence MRLWAFSFLRLLPEFRRLEAEAQEHLKEEFALLLGRWGAREGFLAAYSLVGLSAEADLLLWQGAEDLRALQAFRREAHRTRLMGYLAPQAFHLDRGEGEPGEGFLALFPHGLEAALPAGVRAFRGESLLAVEGSWEALFPLVLREGGYLGARRPPREALDDL is encoded by the coding sequence GTGAGGCTTTGGGCCTTCAGCTTCCTGCGCCTCCTGCCGGAGTTCCGGCGCCTGGAGGCCGAGGCCCAGGAGCACCTGAAGGAGGAGTTCGCCCTCCTCTTGGGGCGCTGGGGGGCCCGGGAGGGCTTCCTGGCGGCCTACAGCCTGGTGGGGCTTTCCGCGGAGGCCGACCTCCTCCTCTGGCAGGGGGCGGAGGACCTCAGGGCCCTCCAGGCCTTCCGGCGGGAGGCCCACCGCACCCGGCTCATGGGCTACCTGGCGCCCCAGGCCTTCCACCTGGACCGGGGGGAGGGGGAGCCCGGGGAGGGGTTTTTGGCCCTCTTCCCCCACGGGCTGGAGGCCGCCTTGCCCGCGGGGGTGCGGGCCTTCCGCGGGGAGAGCCTCCTGGCGGTGGAGGGCTCCTGGGAGGCCCTCTTCCCCCTGGTCCTGCGGGAAGGGGGCTACCTGGGGGCGAGGCGGCCTCCCCGGGAGGCCTTGGACGACCTCTGA
- a CDS encoding DUF3137 domain-containing protein, producing the protein MEVRGEEGKVLEAALQALAPRASALEAERQRGLRRFLLLLGGAALFGLLLLALGGESLWPLFPALLLLLLALGEPWGYAARLKGEAARLLAEGLGLRYEGRGLPLGEVLEAGLLPVPDRYASEDRLHGQVGAFGLDSADVHLLRREVVRTREGTQVRYRTLFQGVFLRLDLPFPAPAEVLVLPRGAAWAPSAGLEALRLESPEFGRRFAAFASDQVGGRVFLTPAVMEGLLRYRERVGVAPRLRLRERRLYAALSGVDRFPLSPWALFRPLDREAWRRKLQRFLQDVELALALAEALRLEERRRRLGLPGEGGASGV; encoded by the coding sequence GTGGAGGTCCGCGGGGAAGAGGGTAAGGTCCTGGAAGCGGCCCTCCAGGCCCTCGCTCCCCGGGCGTCGGCCCTGGAGGCGGAGAGGCAGCGGGGCTTGCGCCGCTTCCTCCTCCTCCTGGGGGGGGCGGCCCTCTTCGGCCTCCTCCTCCTGGCCCTCGGGGGGGAGTCCCTCTGGCCCCTCTTTCCCGCCCTCCTCCTCCTGCTCCTGGCCCTGGGGGAGCCCTGGGGGTACGCCGCCCGCCTCAAGGGGGAGGCCGCCCGCCTCCTGGCGGAGGGGCTCGGCCTGCGCTACGAGGGGCGCGGGCTGCCCCTGGGGGAGGTTCTGGAGGCGGGCCTCCTCCCCGTGCCCGACCGCTACGCCTCGGAAGACCGCCTCCACGGCCAGGTGGGGGCCTTTGGGTTGGACTCCGCCGACGTCCACCTCCTGCGCCGGGAGGTGGTGCGCACCCGCGAGGGGACCCAGGTCCGCTACCGCACCCTCTTCCAGGGGGTCTTCCTGCGTTTGGACCTCCCCTTTCCCGCCCCGGCGGAGGTCCTGGTTCTGCCCCGGGGGGCAGCCTGGGCCCCTTCCGCCGGGCTGGAGGCCCTGCGCCTGGAAAGCCCGGAGTTTGGGCGCCGCTTTGCCGCCTTCGCCAGCGACCAGGTGGGGGGGCGGGTCTTCCTCACCCCGGCGGTGATGGAGGGGCTCCTGCGCTACCGGGAGCGGGTGGGGGTGGCCCCCCGCCTCCGCCTGCGGGAGAGGCGGCTCTACGCGGCCCTTTCCGGGGTGGACCGCTTTCCCCTAAGCCCCTGGGCCCTCTTCCGGCCCTTGGACCGGGAGGCCTGGCGGCGGAAGCTCCAGCGTTTCCTCCAGGACGTGGAGCTGGCCCTGGCGCTGGCGGAGGCCCTGCGCCTGGAGGAGCGGCGGCGCCGCCTGGGCCTCCCCGGGGAAGGGGGGGCTTCCGGGGTATAG
- the hemQ gene encoding hydrogen peroxide-dependent heme synthase, protein MAGRVPEPTFTLEGWHLLHDFRHLDFPAWLAAPKGEREAAWGELREILAEWARVEAEGRGSFGVFQVITPKADLLFLNLREGLDALLEAEARLNKSLFARYLRPAYGFYSVVELGSQTGPLDPEAPYVKPRLTPRVPKGGYVCFYPMNKRRLGGDNWYLLPARERAELMKAHGETGRKYQGKVLQVISGAQGLDDWEWGVDLFSEDPLQFKRIVYEMRFDEVSARFGEFGPFYVGKYLAEEDLSRLLGVA, encoded by the coding sequence ATGGCAGGCCGCGTTCCCGAGCCCACCTTTACCCTCGAGGGCTGGCACCTCCTCCACGACTTCCGCCACCTGGACTTCCCCGCCTGGCTTGCCGCCCCCAAGGGGGAGCGGGAGGCCGCCTGGGGAGAGCTGCGGGAGATCCTCGCCGAATGGGCCCGGGTGGAGGCCGAGGGGCGGGGCTCCTTCGGGGTCTTTCAGGTGATCACCCCCAAGGCCGACCTCCTCTTCCTGAACCTCCGGGAGGGGCTGGACGCCCTCCTGGAGGCGGAGGCGAGGCTCAACAAGAGCCTTTTCGCCCGCTACCTCCGGCCCGCCTACGGCTTCTACTCCGTGGTGGAGCTGGGGAGCCAGACCGGGCCTTTGGACCCCGAGGCCCCCTACGTGAAGCCCCGCCTCACCCCCCGGGTGCCCAAGGGGGGGTACGTGTGCTTCTACCCCATGAACAAGCGCCGCCTGGGGGGGGACAACTGGTACCTCCTCCCCGCCCGGGAGCGGGCGGAGCTCATGAAGGCCCACGGGGAGACGGGGAGGAAGTACCAGGGGAAGGTCCTGCAGGTGATCAGCGGGGCCCAGGGCCTGGACGACTGGGAGTGGGGGGTGGACCTCTTCAGCGAGGACCCCCTCCAGTTCAAGAGGATCGTCTACGAGATGCGCTTCGACGAGGTCTCCGCCCGCTTTGGCGAGTTCGGGCCCTTCTACGTGGGCAAGTACCTGGCGGAGGAGGACCTCTCCCGCCTCCTGGGGGTGGCGTGA
- a CDS encoding LemA family protein, with protein sequence MDFLWVVLALGLLALLVLPYNALIARKNQVENAFGAVEAQLKKRRDLIPGLVAAVQAYMAHERELLERLTRLREAAAGAATPEEEFRLEEEVSRLLREVRLRAEAYPDLKASQNFLQLQAALAEAEDAIAAARRFYNQAVTEYNNAVEQVPTLLYARLMGLGRKPVFTLPEEERLPPDLGRLFRG encoded by the coding sequence ATGGACTTTCTCTGGGTTGTCCTGGCCCTCGGCCTCCTCGCCCTCCTCGTCCTCCCCTACAACGCCCTCATCGCCCGCAAGAACCAGGTGGAGAACGCTTTCGGGGCGGTGGAGGCCCAGCTCAAGAAGCGCCGCGACCTCATCCCGGGCCTGGTGGCGGCGGTCCAGGCCTACATGGCCCACGAAAGGGAGCTCCTGGAGCGCCTCACCCGCCTCCGGGAGGCCGCCGCCGGGGCGGCGACCCCGGAGGAGGAGTTCCGCCTGGAGGAGGAGGTCTCCCGCCTCCTCCGGGAGGTGCGCCTTAGGGCCGAGGCCTACCCCGACCTCAAGGCCAGCCAGAACTTCCTCCAGCTCCAGGCGGCCCTCGCCGAGGCCGAGGACGCCATCGCCGCCGCGAGGCGCTTCTACAACCAGGCGGTGACGGAGTACAACAACGCGGTGGAGCAGGTGCCCACCCTCCTCTACGCCCGCCTCATGGGCTTGGGCCGCAAGCCGGTCTTCACCCTGCCCGAGGAGGAGCGCCTGCCCCCCGATCTGGGCCGCCTCTTCCGGGGGTGA
- a CDS encoding RelA/SpoT family protein → MVTASALWESLAPHLDYLSPEERERVREAYRFAEEAHRGQLRKSGEPYITHPVAVAEILASLHLDPDTVAAGLLHDTLEDCGVSGEELERRFGPAVRRIVEGETKVSKLYKLANLEGEERRAEDLRQMFIAMAEDVRIIIVKLADRLHNLRTLEHMPPEKQRRTAQETLEIYAPLAHRLGMGQLKWELEDLSFRYLHPEAYRALLSRIRETQEARERLVQKAMAALEEALRKDELLQAQLQGFEVTGRPKHLYSIWKKMEREGKALEQIYDLLAVRVILDPKPAPTEEGRAVREKQVCYHVLGLVHALWQPIPGRVKDYIAVPKPNGYQSLHTTVIALEGLPLEVQIRTREMHRIAEYGIAAHWLYKEGLTDPEEVRRRVSWLKNIQEWQQEFSSSREFVEAVTRDLLGGRVFVFTPKGRIINLPKGATPVDFAYHIHTEVGHHMVGAKVNGRIVPLSYELQNGELVEILTSKNAHPSKGWLEFAKSRTAKSKIRQYFRAQERQETLERGQGLLERYLKRRGLPRPADSQLEEAARRLGIAPSPEELYLALALNRLTPRQVVEKLYPTSLQRREKPAPPPKNQWGIRLEQDLQAPIRLASCCEPMKGDSILGFVTRGRGVTVHRADCPNLRRLLQGPEADRILGAYWEGVGGKVATLEVLAQDRAGLLRDVMQVVAEAGKSALGSETRVLGPLARIRLRLSVGDGERESLVQALKGVKSVEEVRWV, encoded by the coding sequence GTGGTAACCGCCTCGGCCCTTTGGGAAAGCCTCGCCCCCCACCTGGACTACCTCTCCCCCGAGGAGCGGGAGCGGGTGCGGGAGGCCTACCGCTTCGCCGAGGAGGCCCACCGGGGCCAGCTGCGCAAGAGCGGGGAGCCCTACATCACCCACCCCGTGGCGGTGGCGGAGATCCTGGCCTCCTTGCACCTGGATCCGGACACCGTGGCCGCGGGCCTCCTCCACGACACCCTGGAGGACTGCGGGGTAAGCGGGGAGGAGCTGGAACGGCGCTTCGGCCCCGCGGTGCGCCGGATCGTGGAGGGGGAGACCAAGGTCAGCAAGCTCTACAAGCTGGCCAACCTGGAGGGGGAAGAGAGGCGGGCCGAGGACCTCCGCCAGATGTTCATCGCCATGGCGGAGGACGTGCGCATCATCATCGTGAAGCTGGCCGACCGCCTGCACAACCTGCGCACCCTGGAGCACATGCCCCCCGAGAAGCAGCGGCGCACCGCCCAGGAGACCCTGGAGATCTACGCCCCCCTGGCCCACCGCCTGGGGATGGGGCAGCTCAAGTGGGAGCTGGAGGACCTCTCCTTCCGCTACCTCCACCCCGAGGCCTACCGCGCCCTCCTCTCCCGCATCCGGGAAACCCAAGAAGCCCGGGAGCGCCTGGTGCAAAAGGCCATGGCCGCCCTGGAGGAGGCCCTGCGCAAGGATGAGCTTCTCCAGGCCCAGCTGCAAGGCTTCGAGGTCACGGGCCGCCCCAAGCACCTCTACTCCATCTGGAAGAAGATGGAGCGGGAGGGGAAGGCCCTGGAGCAGATCTACGACCTCCTGGCGGTGCGGGTCATCCTGGACCCCAAGCCCGCCCCCACGGAGGAGGGAAGGGCGGTGAGGGAGAAACAGGTCTGCTACCACGTCCTGGGCCTGGTCCACGCCCTCTGGCAGCCCATCCCCGGACGGGTCAAGGACTACATCGCCGTGCCCAAGCCCAACGGCTACCAAAGCCTCCACACCACGGTGATCGCCCTGGAGGGCCTCCCCCTGGAGGTGCAGATCCGCACCCGGGAGATGCACCGCATCGCCGAGTACGGCATCGCCGCCCACTGGCTCTACAAGGAGGGGCTCACCGACCCCGAGGAGGTGCGGCGCCGGGTCTCCTGGCTCAAGAACATCCAGGAGTGGCAGCAGGAGTTTTCTAGCTCCCGGGAGTTCGTGGAGGCGGTGACCCGGGACCTCCTGGGGGGTAGGGTCTTCGTCTTCACCCCCAAGGGGCGGATCATCAACCTGCCCAAGGGGGCCACCCCCGTGGACTTCGCCTACCACATCCACACCGAGGTGGGGCACCACATGGTGGGGGCCAAGGTCAACGGGCGCATCGTCCCCCTCTCCTACGAGCTGCAAAACGGGGAGCTCGTGGAGATCCTCACCAGCAAAAACGCCCACCCCTCCAAGGGCTGGCTGGAGTTCGCCAAAAGCCGCACCGCCAAGAGCAAGATCCGCCAGTACTTCCGCGCCCAGGAGCGGCAGGAGACCCTGGAGAGGGGCCAAGGGCTCCTGGAGCGCTACCTGAAGCGCCGGGGCCTCCCCCGGCCCGCGGACAGCCAGCTGGAGGAGGCGGCCCGCCGCCTGGGCATCGCCCCCTCCCCCGAGGAGCTCTACCTGGCCCTGGCCCTGAACCGCCTCACCCCCCGCCAGGTGGTGGAAAAGCTCTACCCCACAAGCCTCCAACGGCGGGAAAAGCCCGCCCCTCCCCCCAAAAACCAGTGGGGCATCCGCCTGGAGCAGGACCTCCAGGCCCCCATCCGCCTGGCCTCCTGCTGCGAACCCATGAAGGGGGACAGCATCCTGGGCTTTGTCACCCGGGGAAGGGGGGTCACGGTCCACCGGGCGGACTGCCCCAACCTGCGCCGCCTCCTCCAGGGCCCGGAGGCGGACCGGATCCTGGGGGCCTACTGGGAGGGGGTGGGGGGGAAGGTGGCCACCCTCGAGGTCCTGGCCCAGGACCGGGCCGGGCTCCTAAGGGACGTGATGCAGGTGGTGGCCGAGGCGGGCAAAAGCGCCCTGGGCTCGGAAACCCGCGTCCTGGGCCCCCTGGCCCGCATCCGCCTGCGGCTTTCCGTGGGGGACGGGGAGCGGGAGAGCCTGGTCCAGGCCCTCAAGGGGGTGAAGAGCGTGGAGGAGGTGCGCTGGGTCTAG
- a CDS encoding mechanosensitive ion channel family protein encodes MLAAILQTALAFLLAGLLGYHGSRLLGSLKALAPEGVDGRFFRLLGLLWWGVVLLGALSFTAHALGLPYEPLATWGGALVAWLGAKGVAGLFVLGLTWLGFRLVPLVLKRLPEPQGELSRELVRARTLRSFAESLLRAVVLVVGGLFFLSNLGLNVTALLAGAGVAGLAISFAAQNLIRDFINGFFILLEDQYGVGDIVQIGGVGGVVERFNLRLTVLRDLEGRVHFIPNSEVRQVTVMTQEWARAVVDVGVAYKEDLERVLPVFQDEVERFYSDPEWQDKFTEPPQVLGVQELAGSAVVIRVLFNTKPAQQWAVAREFRRRIKNRLDREGIEIPYPHQKLYFGEPLRLEKGV; translated from the coding sequence ATGCTGGCCGCCATCCTGCAGACCGCGCTGGCCTTCTTGCTGGCAGGGCTTCTCGGCTACCACGGCAGCCGCCTCCTGGGCAGCCTCAAGGCCCTGGCCCCCGAGGGGGTGGACGGCCGTTTCTTCCGCCTCCTGGGCCTCCTCTGGTGGGGGGTGGTCCTCCTCGGGGCCCTGAGCTTCACCGCCCACGCCCTTGGGCTTCCCTACGAGCCCCTCGCCACCTGGGGCGGGGCCCTGGTGGCCTGGCTCGGGGCCAAGGGGGTGGCGGGGCTTTTCGTCCTGGGCCTCACCTGGCTGGGCTTCCGCCTGGTGCCCCTGGTCCTCAAGCGGCTCCCCGAGCCCCAGGGGGAGCTCTCCCGGGAGCTGGTCCGGGCCCGGACCCTGCGGAGCTTCGCCGAGTCCCTCCTGCGGGCGGTGGTCCTGGTGGTGGGGGGGCTTTTCTTCCTCTCCAACCTGGGCCTGAACGTCACCGCCCTCCTGGCGGGGGCGGGGGTGGCGGGCCTGGCCATCAGCTTCGCCGCCCAGAACCTGATCCGGGACTTCATCAACGGCTTCTTCATCCTCCTGGAGGACCAGTACGGGGTGGGGGACATCGTGCAGATCGGGGGCGTGGGGGGGGTGGTGGAGCGCTTCAACCTGCGCCTCACCGTGCTCCGGGACCTGGAGGGCCGGGTCCACTTCATCCCCAACTCCGAGGTGCGCCAGGTGACGGTGATGACCCAGGAGTGGGCCCGGGCGGTGGTGGACGTGGGGGTGGCCTACAAGGAGGACCTGGAGCGGGTCCTCCCCGTCTTCCAGGACGAGGTGGAGCGCTTCTACAGCGACCCCGAGTGGCAGGACAAGTTCACCGAGCCCCCCCAGGTCCTAGGGGTGCAGGAGCTGGCGGGCAGCGCCGTGGTCATCCGCGTCCTCTTCAACACCAAGCCCGCCCAGCAGTGGGCCGTGGCCCGGGAGTTCAGGAGGCGCATCAAAAACCGCCTGGACCGCGAGGGGATCGAGATCCCCTACCCCCACCAGAAGCTCTACTTCGGGGAGCCCCTAAGGCTGGAAAAGGGGGTGTAG
- a CDS encoding glucose-1-phosphate thymidylyltransferase: MKGLILAAGRGTRLRPLTHTRPKPVIRVAGRPILHYAVENLREAGVEEIGVVVSPETEKDIREALAGYPVRYILQEEPQGLAHAVAVAQGFLGPSPFVLYLGDNLFQRGIGRFLGAFREGVSAVIALVRVEDPRQFGVALLEGERVVRLLEKPQDPPSDLAVAGVYVFTPEVFPVIGDLKPSARGEYEITDAIQGLIDRGKRVVGVEVEGWWKDTGRPKDLLDANRLLLEELSPRVEGEVEGSELTGRVVVERGARVVGSTVIGPAFIGEGAVVEGAYVGPFTSIGPGARVVRSEVEYSILEDQAVLEDVAPRLQESILGVRAEVKSRNGLPRAHRLILGDLSQVELA, encoded by the coding sequence ATGAAGGGTCTGATCCTGGCCGCCGGGCGGGGGACCCGGCTCCGCCCCCTCACCCACACCCGGCCCAAGCCGGTGATCCGGGTGGCGGGGCGGCCCATCCTCCACTATGCGGTGGAGAACCTGCGGGAAGCGGGGGTAGAGGAGATCGGGGTGGTGGTCTCCCCGGAGACGGAGAAGGACATCCGGGAAGCCCTTGCCGGCTACCCGGTGCGCTACATCCTCCAGGAAGAGCCCCAGGGCCTGGCCCACGCGGTGGCGGTGGCCCAGGGCTTCCTGGGCCCAAGCCCCTTCGTCCTCTACCTGGGGGACAACCTCTTCCAGAGGGGCATCGGCCGCTTCCTCGGGGCCTTCCGCGAGGGGGTGAGCGCGGTGATCGCCCTGGTGCGGGTGGAAGACCCCCGGCAGTTCGGGGTGGCCCTCCTGGAGGGGGAACGGGTGGTGCGCCTCCTGGAGAAGCCCCAGGATCCCCCCTCGGACCTGGCGGTGGCCGGGGTCTACGTCTTCACCCCCGAGGTCTTCCCCGTGATCGGGGACCTCAAGCCCTCGGCCCGGGGGGAGTACGAGATCACCGACGCCATCCAGGGGCTCATCGACCGGGGGAAGCGGGTGGTGGGGGTGGAGGTGGAGGGCTGGTGGAAGGACACCGGCCGCCCCAAGGACCTCTTAGACGCCAACCGCCTCCTCCTGGAGGAGCTCTCCCCCCGGGTGGAGGGGGAGGTGGAGGGGAGCGAGCTCACGGGCCGGGTGGTGGTGGAGCGGGGGGCCCGGGTGGTGGGGAGCACGGTGATCGGCCCGGCCTTCATCGGGGAGGGGGCGGTGGTGGAGGGGGCCTATGTGGGCCCCTTCACCTCCATAGGGCCGGGGGCGCGGGTGGTGCGCTCGGAGGTGGAGTACTCCATCCTCGAGGACCAGGCGGTCCTAGAAGATGTGGCCCCGCGCCTCCAGGAGAGCATCCTAGGGGTGAGGGCCGAGGTGAAAAGCCGCAACGGCCTTCCCCGGGCCCACCGCCTCATCCTGGGGGACCTCTCCCAGGTGGAGCTGGCCTGA
- a CDS encoding TolC family protein — MRALWLLLLLAPGWAQGVDLKSLVRESPSYQGLLLQEAQARLALEGARAALLPTLAPQGSYARTPAGQESLALGLGGGVVLLPWGPAQDGLRAAERAYQRALLDLKAQGNALFQTALAQYLEVHLAGLDRELAQRRLALREAQLRALRAQHAEGQATFLALLEAEAAWAQAQAEALQAELALSLAQARLEATLGRQVAVLPLPLPRGLPSLEEALAAGAGRPDVGRARLALEEAEALLHQARRDRVQPQVSLSLSGTGGGASLALSLNLAAGTLGYAVQYQPLGAPREGVAFQAQASLPLLSPAQDREVAARERVRDGARLALEAALQAAALDLRARHQALLLAQAQVGVAERGLAAAEHSLEVAKRRLEAGTGTALEVLQAEVGLLQARRTLEGARALFLQAYYALLEAMGEPLLGGEL; from the coding sequence ATGCGCGCCCTCTGGCTTCTCCTCCTCCTGGCCCCGGGCTGGGCCCAGGGGGTGGACCTCAAGTCCCTGGTGCGGGAAAGCCCCTCCTACCAGGGCCTCCTCCTGCAGGAGGCCCAGGCCCGCTTGGCCCTGGAAGGGGCCCGGGCCGCCCTCCTCCCCACCCTGGCCCCCCAGGGGAGCTACGCCCGCACCCCTGCGGGGCAGGAGAGCCTGGCCCTGGGGCTCGGGGGAGGCGTGGTCCTCCTCCCCTGGGGCCCGGCCCAAGACGGCCTCAGGGCGGCGGAAAGGGCCTACCAGAGGGCCCTTCTGGACCTAAAAGCCCAGGGGAACGCCCTCTTCCAGACCGCCCTCGCCCAGTACCTGGAGGTCCACCTGGCGGGCCTGGACCGGGAGCTCGCCCAAAGGCGCCTGGCCCTCCGCGAGGCCCAGCTCCGGGCCCTCCGGGCCCAGCACGCGGAGGGGCAGGCCACCTTCCTGGCCCTGCTGGAGGCGGAGGCCGCCTGGGCCCAGGCCCAGGCGGAGGCCCTCCAAGCGGAGCTGGCCCTGAGCCTGGCCCAGGCCCGCCTCGAGGCCACCCTGGGGCGGCAGGTGGCCGTCCTTCCCCTGCCCCTGCCCCGGGGCCTTCCCAGCCTGGAGGAGGCCCTGGCCGCGGGGGCGGGGCGGCCCGACGTGGGCAGGGCCCGCCTGGCCCTGGAGGAGGCGGAGGCCCTCCTCCACCAGGCCCGGCGGGACCGGGTCCAGCCCCAGGTGAGCCTCAGCCTGAGCGGGACCGGGGGCGGGGCCAGCCTGGCCCTCAGCCTCAACCTGGCCGCGGGCACCCTGGGCTACGCCGTCCAGTACCAGCCCCTGGGGGCCCCCCGGGAGGGGGTGGCCTTCCAGGCCCAGGCCAGCCTCCCCCTCCTGAGCCCTGCGCAGGACCGGGAGGTGGCTGCCCGGGAGAGGGTCCGGGATGGGGCCCGGCTGGCCCTGGAGGCCGCCTTGCAGGCCGCGGCCCTGGACCTGCGGGCGCGGCACCAGGCCCTCCTCCTGGCCCAGGCCCAGGTGGGGGTGGCGGAAAGGGGCCTGGCGGCGGCGGAGCATTCCCTGGAGGTGGCCAAAAGGCGCCTGGAGGCGGGCACGGGCACCGCCCTGGAGGTTCTCCAGGCGGAGGTGGGCCTGCTCCAGGCCCGGCGCACCCTGGAGGGGGCCCGGGCCCTTTTCCTCCAGGCCTACTACGCCCTCCTGGAGGCCATGGGGGAGCCCCTTTTGGGAGGTGAGCTATGA
- a CDS encoding class I SAM-dependent methyltransferase: protein MPKAGTRVAHAYDRLRAYPPEVAGRIATAIGNALQARGEEPVLLELGAGTGRIALPLIARGYRYIALDRDPAMLEVFRQKAAGVMRKVHLLLADAREIPLPGESVHGVIAVHLWHLLPDWQRALAEAFRVLKPGGVLLEGWDRMASEVDSRLQERWQALVAAEGVRVERGRHQKRLAEVAEALRRLGLRPRTRLVVAWREERSLREALEALEERLYSFTQEVPEEVHRRAMPHLLAFAEAEFGSLDRTFPVERSFFLRISRLG from the coding sequence ATGCCCAAGGCCGGAACCCGGGTGGCCCACGCCTACGACCGCCTGCGGGCCTACCCGCCGGAGGTGGCGGGCCGTATCGCCACCGCCATCGGGAACGCCCTACAGGCCCGGGGGGAGGAGCCCGTCCTCCTGGAGCTCGGGGCGGGCACGGGGCGGATCGCCCTGCCCCTCATCGCCCGGGGCTACCGCTACATCGCCTTGGACCGGGACCCGGCCATGCTGGAGGTTTTCCGGCAGAAGGCCGCGGGGGTCATGCGCAAGGTGCACCTCCTCCTGGCGGACGCCCGGGAGATCCCCCTGCCCGGGGAGAGCGTCCACGGGGTGATCGCCGTCCACCTCTGGCACCTCCTCCCCGACTGGCAGAGGGCCCTGGCGGAGGCCTTCCGGGTCCTGAAGCCGGGAGGGGTGCTCCTGGAGGGCTGGGACCGGATGGCCTCGGAGGTGGACTCCCGCCTCCAGGAGCGCTGGCAGGCCCTGGTGGCGGCGGAAGGGGTAAGGGTGGAGCGGGGCCGGCACCAGAAGCGGCTCGCCGAGGTGGCGGAGGCGCTGAGGCGCCTCGGCCTCCGGCCCCGGACCCGCCTGGTGGTGGCCTGGCGGGAGGAGCGCTCCTTGAGGGAAGCCCTGGAGGCCCTGGAGGAGCGGCTTTACTCCTTCACCCAGGAGGTGCCCGAGGAGGTCCACCGCAGGGCGATGCCCCACCTCCTGGCCTTCGCCGAGGCGGAGTTCGGGAGCCTGGACCGTACCTTTCCCGTGGAGCGGAGCTTCTTTCTGCGCATCTCCCGCCTGGGCTAA
- a CDS encoding secondary thiamine-phosphate synthase enzyme YjbQ, which translates to MRRLAVRTPPEGLVNITGQVEAVLEGHTGLVYLFVPHTTCSLLVQEGADPHVAQDLLRRLEELAPRHHPKDRHAEGNTHAHLKSLLTGVHLLLPAEGGRLWLGRWQQVFLAEFDGPREREVWVRLL; encoded by the coding sequence ATGAGGCGCCTCGCCGTCAGAACCCCCCCCGAGGGGCTGGTGAACATCACCGGTCAGGTGGAGGCGGTTTTGGAGGGGCACACCGGCCTGGTGTACCTCTTCGTCCCCCACACCACCTGCAGCCTCCTGGTGCAGGAGGGGGCGGATCCCCATGTGGCCCAAGACCTCCTCCGCCGCCTGGAGGAGCTCGCCCCCCGCCATCACCCCAAAGACCGGCACGCCGAGGGCAACACCCACGCCCACCTCAAGAGCCTCCTCACCGGGGTCCACCTCCTCCTCCCCGCGGAGGGGGGGAGGCTTTGGCTTGGCCGCTGGCAGCAGGTCTTCCTGGCGGAGTTCGACGGGCCCCGGGAGCGGGAGGTCTGGGTGCGCCTCCTCTAG
- a CDS encoding biotin--[acetyl-CoA-carboxylase] ligase, protein MARLLDLLTEGFQSGEALARRLGVSRQAVSKEARRLQAEGFPVEVGPQGYRILPGTPLPHLFQPRGRLGRPYRYLGRVESTQDVLKAWAEAGAPEGALVLAEVQEKGRGRRGRPWASRPGGSLTFSLLLRPLLPLPALGPLPLLAGLALFEAAGVGGLKWPNDLLAPDGRKMAGILLEAKAEGEEVAYVLLGVGVNVAWAPQGAAALGEFSPRSRREVLEGFLERLETLLPLLERPEALLPRYRQASCTLGRWVRVHTPKGPVEGVAEAVLPDGSLQVGGVRVGAGEVELWAAPP, encoded by the coding sequence ATGGCCCGCCTTTTAGACCTCCTCACGGAAGGCTTCCAGAGCGGCGAGGCCCTGGCCCGGAGGCTGGGGGTGAGCCGCCAGGCGGTGTCCAAGGAGGCCAGAAGGCTCCAGGCCGAGGGCTTCCCGGTGGAGGTGGGCCCGCAGGGCTACCGCATCCTCCCCGGCACCCCCCTCCCCCACCTCTTCCAGCCCAGAGGCCGCCTGGGAAGGCCCTACCGCTACCTGGGCCGGGTGGAGAGCACCCAGGACGTGCTCAAGGCCTGGGCGGAGGCGGGGGCCCCCGAGGGGGCCCTGGTCCTGGCCGAGGTCCAGGAAAAGGGGCGGGGAAGGCGGGGAAGGCCCTGGGCGAGCCGCCCCGGAGGAAGCCTCACCTTCTCCCTGCTCCTCAGGCCCCTCCTCCCCCTTCCCGCCCTGGGACCCCTCCCCCTCCTCGCCGGCCTGGCCCTCTTCGAGGCCGCGGGGGTGGGGGGGCTCAAGTGGCCCAACGACCTCCTGGCCCCGGACGGCCGCAAGATGGCGGGGATCCTCCTCGAGGCCAAGGCCGAGGGGGAGGAGGTGGCCTACGTCCTCCTGGGGGTGGGGGTGAACGTGGCCTGGGCCCCGCAAGGGGCAGCCGCCCTCGGGGAGTTCTCCCCCCGCTCCCGCCGGGAGGTGCTGGAGGGGTTTTTGGAGCGGCTGGAAACCCTCCTGCCCCTCCTGGAACGGCCCGAAGCCCTCCTCCCCCGCTACCGCCAGGCCTCCTGCACCCTGGGGCGCTGGGTGCGGGTGCATACCCCCAAGGGGCCGGTGGAGGGGGTGGCGGAGGCGGTCCTCCCCGACGGGAGCCTCCAGGTGGGGGGGGTGCGGGTGGGGGCGGGGGAGGTGGAGCTGTGGGCTGCCCCGCCCTAG